The Alistipes megaguti sequence GATCACCGTCAACATGGAAGACACGAACGGTACGGAAGAGTTCGACGAGGATGTGCTCCACATGCGCCAGCTGCTGAAGACGAAGCTTTCGGATCAGGATCTTTCGGTCCGCGCGCTGAACTGCCTGAAGGCAGCCGACGTCGATACGGTGGGCGACCTGGTGAAGCTCAACCGCAACGACCTGCTCAAGTTCCGCAACTTCGGCAAGAAGTCGCTTACGGAGCTTGACGAGCTGTTGGCCTCCCTGAACCTGAAGTTCGGAATGGACGTATCAATCTACAAACTTGACAAAGATTAATTAAATGAGACACAATAAGAATTACAACCACCTCGGCCGCCAGGCAGGTCACCGCAAGGCCCTGCTGTCGAACATGGCATCGTCGCTGATTCTGCACAAGCGCATCGAAACCACCGTTGCCAAGGCCAAGGCCGTACGGATGTTCGTAGAGCCTCTGGTTACCAAGTCGAAGGAGGACACGACCCACTCGCGCCGTATCGTTTTCTCGTACCTGAAGCAGAAGGAGGCCGTGACGGAACTCTTCCGTACGATCGCCCCGAAGGTTGCCGAGCGTCCGGGAGGTTACACCCGTATCCTGAAGACGGGCTTCCGTCTGGGTGATGCCGCCGAGATGTGCATTATCGAATTCGTGGACTTCAACGAGGCTTACACGCTGGGCATCACGCCGGCTGCCGCCACGGAGGCCAAACCCAAGACGCGTCGTTCGCGCAAGAGCGCTGCGAAGAAGACCGATGCCGTAGAAGACGCTACGGTAGTCGAGGGCGAGACCAAGAAGGCCGCTGCCCCGAAGGCTCCGAAGGCCCCGAAGGCTGCCGCCGCCAAGACGGCTGCTCCGAAGGCCGCCAAGAAGACCAACGTCGGCAAGAAGATGTAGTCCCGCGCAGGGAGCGCAATTCGAGGGGGGGGGTAGAGCAGAAGACAAGGAGAGAATAAGCGGGTCTGCCCCGCGGTCTCCGCAACTCACTTCGAATTCCGTTCTAGACTGCGGATCAAAATTCCCGAAGAGGTGTCCAACCGGGCCTCTCTCCGGGAATTTTTTATTTGTTCGGGGTAGCGTCTGCCGCAACGACAGCGCGCCGATTGCCTCATCGGGAACGGGAATGCCGGCTCTGTTCCGAGATGGATTTCGATGCTGGTTCGCCTGATGTTGACTGTGTGTTGATTCCCGTCAGGGAGGGAGACAGCCCGGAGGAGATGATCCCCGGCCAGCGGGAAGATGGGGCTTGATGCAGGACGAATCTGGACGCCCTGCAAGCGGGTTTAAGCCCCATGTGGGGGCGGTTTGGAGAAATATTTGCAGAAAAAAAGGTGTTGGAAAGGTAAATTTTAGATTCCGTTCAGAATTCCTTCCGACCTTTGTATCGTAATCAAAAACGAATGTTCAATTAAAAAACTTTAAAACCATGAAAAAGATTTTTTTGACCGCAGCCCTTCTCCTTGCAGGAATCACCGTAACGCTGGCCGGAAACGATCGCCCGATCACCGTAGACAAACTGCCCGCCGCAGCCCAGAACTTCCTGAAGAGCTATTTCTCCGACCTGACGGTGGCCTATGCCGTGGAGGATCCCAAGTTTGCCGGTTCGGAGTATGAGGTGACCTACACCGACCGTACCGAGGTAGAGTTCGATACCAAGGGTGAATGGACCTCGGTAGAACGCAAGTATACGGCCGTTCCCGCCGCAATCGTTCCGAAGCAGATCACCGATTACGTAGGCAAGAGCAACTTCCCGAGCCAGGAGATCCGCAAGATCGAGCGCAATGCCTATACGTGGGAGATCGAGCTTACGAACGGACTCGAGATCAAGTTTGACCGGAATTTCCGCGTCATTGACATTGACGACTGATTCGGACAACGCTCCGGGAATCGCGTGTACGGTGAGCTCCCCGCAACCGCACGATTCTCGCGGAGATAAAAACGGACTCTTCCCGTCAGGGAAGAGTCCGTTTTTGGTTGGTCGGGAGTTGAGAGTGTGGGGAAGGGTTGGGATTCTCTGTCCGGTTTTATCGCCTCCAGCTACTTGTTGAAGTGGTAGAGGAAGATAACCGTGGCATCCATGGCCGTCTTCGGGCAGTCGCGGATCTCGAGTGCCACCTTGATCTCGGCCTTGGTTATGCCGCGCAGATTGGTGATCGACACCAGCGTGGCGCGCAGCCGGATCTCGCTGCCGACCGTCACCGCCTGGTTGAAGCGCAGCTTCTCAATGCCGTAGTTGACCAGCATCTTCACGTTCTGCACCTCGACGATCTGTCCCCACAGGTAGGGCAGCAGCGAAAGGGTCAGATAACCGTGGGCAATGGTTGTCTTGTAGGGGCTCTCTACCCGGGCCCGTTCGGGATCGACGTGGATCCACTGGTGGTCCAGCGTGGCGTCAGCAAATAGGTTGATCTGTTCCTGGGTGATCTTCAGGTAGTCCGAGATGCCCAGCTCCTGGCCCGTGTAGCGGGCAAAATCATCGAAATCGTGGATAATCAGTCGGCTCATGGTTGTTATTGCTGTTTTCTGCAAAGATAGAAAAACTTTCTGATCGTGCGTCGTTTTGATTCCGTGTCAGGCCGTTTTTAAACACTCTTTTCGCGAATCCGTCGATGTCCGGCCCTTGTCTGTCAAGTGCGGGATACGATTGCCGGGATGAAACAAAGAGGGTGTCCGACCGTAGATCGGACACCCTCTTTTCGATGGCGGGTTTCTTGGTGTGGCGCATCCTTCACGGGGCCCCCGATGCATGAATGCCTCACCCTCTTTCCCGCACTCCCGGTCGGGAGACTATTTCTGGAATCCCTTGCCGATGGCCAGGAAGTCGGCAGCCTTCAGGGCGGCACCGCCGATCAGACCTCCGTCGACATCCTCCTTGGCGAAGATTTCGGCGGCGTTGGCCGGCTTGCACGAGCCTCCATAGAGGATCGGGCACTCGGCAGCTGCGGCACCGAACTTCTCGGCCAGCACCTTGCGGATGTAGGCGTGGATTTCCTGTGCCTGGTCGGCCGTGGCGGTCTTGCCCGTACCGATGGCCCATACGGGCTCGTAGGCGATGACGAGGTTCTTGAACTGCTCCTCCGTGAGGTTGTAGACAACCTCCTCGATCTGGGCCTTCACCACGTCGAAGTGCTTGCCGGCCTCACGCTCCTCGAGGTTCTCACCCACGCAGTAGATCGGGGTCAGTCCGTTGGCATAGGCCTGCTCCATCTTCTTGTTGAGCGTTGCGGAGGTCTCGCCGTAGTACTGGCGGCGCTCCGAGTGGCCGAGGATGACGTATTTGCAACCCAGGGCGGCGATCATCGAGGCTGCGACTTCACCCGTGTAGGCACCCTTTGCTTCGGCGGCGCAGTTCTGGGCGCCGAGTTCGATGTCCGAACCCTTGAGGGCCTCGGCCACCATCGAGAGGTGGGTGAAGGGCGGGCAGACGATGAAGTTCACGCACGAGCATACCTCGCCGCGTCCTGCTACGACGCCTTTTGCCAGTTCGACTCCTTCGGCCGGAAGCGTATTCATCTTCCAGTTGCCGGCTACGATTTTCTTTCTCATAACGGTATTGTTTTGTTAAAAGTCCTTGTATGTGTTCACATGTTGGCGGGGCGGTAGCAGCCGTTTATTCGGCCGAGCACCATGCCTTGACCTCCTCCATCGAGGGGGCCTTCAGCCCGAGTTTGTTCTTCTTGTTGAAACCGCACAGGTCGTTGAAGAACTTGCCCGGGGCGAGCTTGCGCAGTGAATCGACGGTCAGGTAGCCCATCTTCTGGATGACGGGCACCCACTCCTCGGGAACGCCGATGGCCGTATAGGCCTCGACGGGATCCGTCGCGACCTTCTTCTCGGGGCGCATCTGTGGGAAGAACAACACGTCCTGGATCGAGTTCTGGCCCGTCATGAACATCGCCAGACGGTCGATGCCCATGCCCATGCCCGAGCAGGTCGGCATGCCGTACTCCAGGGCACGGACGAAGTCCATGTCGATGAACATCGCCTCGTCGTCGCCCTTCTCCGAGAGGCGCAGCTGCTCCTGGAAGCGGCCCAGCTGGTCGATCGGGTCGTTCAGCTCCGAGTAGGCGTTGCAGAGCTCCTTGCCGTTGACGAAGAGTTCGAACCGCTCGGTGAGATCCTTGTTGTCGCGGTGGCGCTTGCTCAGCGGCGACATCTCGATCGGGTAGTCGCAGACGAAGGTCGGCTGGATGAGGTCGCCCTCGCAGTACTGGTCGAAGATGGCGTCGATCAGCTTGCCCTTGCCCATCGTGTCGTCGATCTCGACGTTGAGTCGCTTGCAGGCTTCGCGCAGCTGCTCCTCCGACTGGCCGGTGATGTCGTAGCCGGTCTTCTCGCGGATGGCGTCGGTCATCGTCACACGGCGGAACGGCGCCTTGAAGGAGATTTGCCGTCCGTCGATCTCCAGCTCCGTCGTACCGTTGACGGCCGTGGTGATGCGTTCGAGCATCCGCTCGGTGAACTCCATCATCCAGCGGTAGTCCTTGTAGGCGATGTAGATCTCCATGCAGGTGAACTCGGGGTTGTGGGTGCGGTCCATTCCCTCGTTGCGGAAGTTCTTGCCCAGCTCGTAGACGCCGTTGAAGCCTCCGACGATCAGCCGCTTCAGGTAGAGCTCCGTGGCGATGCGCAGGTAGAGGTCGATATCGAGCGAATTGTGGTGCGTGATGAAGGGACGCGCCGCGGCGCCGCCCGGAATGGGCTGCAGAATCGGTGTTTCGACCTCGATGTAGCCCTGCGAGTCGAAGAACTCACGCATCGTGGAGATGATCTTCGCGCGTTTGATGAAGACCTCCTTGACCTGCGGGTTGACGATCAGGTCGAGGTAGCGCTGGCGGTAGCGGATCTCGGGGTCGGTGAAGGCGTCGAACGTCTTGCCGTCCTTCTCCTTGACGACGGGCAGCGGGCGGATCGACTTCGACAGAACCGTAAAGCGTTTGCAGTGAACCGACAGTTCGCCCGTATTGGTGCGGAAGGCGAAGCCTTCGACGCCGATGATGTCGCCGATGTCGAGCAGCTTCTTGAAGACCGTATTGTAGAGCGTCGGATCGCCTTCGGGGCAGACGTCGTCGCGGCGGATGTAGACCTGGATGCGGCCCGTATGGTCCTGCAGTTCGAAGAACGAGGCGCTGCCCATGATGCGGCGCGACATGATGCGGCCCGCGATGCGGACATCCTGGAAGTTTTTCTTTTCGTCGTCATAGCCCTCGGCGATCTCGCGTGCCGTGGCCGTCACCTCGTAACGGGCGGCGGGGTAGGGGTCGATGCCCAGGTCGCGCAGCGCCTGGAGCGACTGCCGGCGAAGCTGTTCCTGTTCACTGAGTTCGATTGCCATATATTTCGTTTGTATTTGATGATGCGGAATATATCCGTGCAAAAGTAGTGAAAAACCCGCAAAATCGCAACCCGTTGTCATTTTCTGCGTTGGACGATTTTGTTTATTTCGGATTTATTTGTATATTTCAACTCTCAAGTCTAACCAAACCTTTTTCCGTATGAGAAAAACTCTCCCTCTCTTTACCCGTTTGAACCGCCTCATCCTCGGGCTGGGAATGGGCCTTGCGCTGCTTGCGACGGTCTCCTGCAGCAGCAGTGACGACGATGCCGCCGACACCTATGCGGTGGTTCAGGCCGCGTCGTTCAACTTCAACGAGACGGATCCCTCGGTCAACGTGATCCAGGTGCTGGCCAATACGGCCTGGCAGGTCTTCTGGACCCCGGCGTCGGACGGTGTGACGGTGGAGCCCGCCGCCGGAAGCGGCAACGGTTCGTTCCGTGTGACGGCGATGCCTGCGGGGCAGACGCTGCGCTTTGGGGTGCGCACCGCCGACGGACGGAGCATCGACCAGTATGTGACCGTCACGCGGGCCGCCGAGTCGGGAGGAGAGGATGACGAGGAGGATGGTGACGAGGGTGAGGGGCAGCTCCCGATCGGCGAGACCCTCTTCAGCCTCGATTTCGGAAACGGAGAAGGGGGTGTCTGGGCCGATACGAACAACGAGTGGAAGACCCAGACCGGATCGGGGGCCGCAACGGTCTCCTACAACATGTACCGGATGCGGATCAACAACGACAATTTCGGCTCGGCGAACCGTTATACGGGCGCTTCCGGCCACTCCTACGCCAAGATCTTTACGGATGGCGATCCGGGCTATTTCACGATCCGCGACATCTCGCTGCCCGAGGGGCAGACGGCCTTTTGGCTTTCGTTCGGAGCCATCTTCCCCGAGGGCGACATGAGGCTCGAGGTGAGTGCCGACGGTGCGACGTGGCATCAGCTGACCTACAAAGGGGCTGCGACCTACAACGTCTGGACCCCGGTTTCGGTGGGGTTCACGCTTTCGGCGCCGGTTGCAAAGCTCTCGTTCCGCTACTCGGTGACGGGGGTGCAGCGCGCCTACGGGCTGAATTTCGACGACGTGGTGCTGAAGGCCGGCGGTGGCGGTCAGACGGTCGATCTGGGGGCCGCCGCCAAACAGTATCGTTGGGCCGAGCTGCCCGCCACGCCGGCCGACATGACCAACAGGAAGATCCATACCTTCTGGTCGACGACCGTCTCGACGAAACAGTATCTGCGCAACTACACCTATTGCTATGATACGAAACGCCACTGCCCGCTCTGGATCGCCCATCCGCAGCACGCCTGCTACGAGGAGGGCGGACGGACCCGCCCGAAGCCGGAGCCCTGGGCCGCCGATCCCAACATGACGCAGGCCGAACAGGCGATCATCTGGGTATGGCCGGGGGA is a genomic window containing:
- the rplQ gene encoding 50S ribosomal protein L17, encoding MRHNKNYNHLGRQAGHRKALLSNMASSLILHKRIETTVAKAKAVRMFVEPLVTKSKEDTTHSRRIVFSYLKQKEAVTELFRTIAPKVAERPGGYTRILKTGFRLGDAAEMCIIEFVDFNEAYTLGITPAAATEAKPKTRRSRKSAAKKTDAVEDATVVEGETKKAAAPKAPKAPKAAAAKTAAPKAAKKTNVGKKM
- a CDS encoding PepSY-like domain-containing protein, with protein sequence MKKIFLTAALLLAGITVTLAGNDRPITVDKLPAAAQNFLKSYFSDLTVAYAVEDPKFAGSEYEVTYTDRTEVEFDTKGEWTSVERKYTAVPAAIVPKQITDYVGKSNFPSQEIRKIERNAYTWEIELTNGLEIKFDRNFRVIDIDD
- a CDS encoding MaoC family dehydratase, encoding MSRLIIHDFDDFARYTGQELGISDYLKITQEQINLFADATLDHQWIHVDPERARVESPYKTTIAHGYLTLSLLPYLWGQIVEVQNVKMLVNYGIEKLRFNQAVTVGSEIRLRATLVSITNLRGITKAEIKVALEIRDCPKTAMDATVIFLYHFNK
- the tpiA gene encoding triose-phosphate isomerase, whose amino-acid sequence is MRKKIVAGNWKMNTLPAEGVELAKGVVAGRGEVCSCVNFIVCPPFTHLSMVAEALKGSDIELGAQNCAAEAKGAYTGEVAASMIAALGCKYVILGHSERRQYYGETSATLNKKMEQAYANGLTPIYCVGENLEEREAGKHFDVVKAQIEEVVYNLTEEQFKNLVIAYEPVWAIGTGKTATADQAQEIHAYIRKVLAEKFGAAAAECPILYGGSCKPANAAEIFAKEDVDGGLIGGAALKAADFLAIGKGFQK
- the lysS gene encoding lysine--tRNA ligase, which gives rise to MAIELSEQEQLRRQSLQALRDLGIDPYPAARYEVTATAREIAEGYDDEKKNFQDVRIAGRIMSRRIMGSASFFELQDHTGRIQVYIRRDDVCPEGDPTLYNTVFKKLLDIGDIIGVEGFAFRTNTGELSVHCKRFTVLSKSIRPLPVVKEKDGKTFDAFTDPEIRYRQRYLDLIVNPQVKEVFIKRAKIISTMREFFDSQGYIEVETPILQPIPGGAAARPFITHHNSLDIDLYLRIATELYLKRLIVGGFNGVYELGKNFRNEGMDRTHNPEFTCMEIYIAYKDYRWMMEFTERMLERITTAVNGTTELEIDGRQISFKAPFRRVTMTDAIREKTGYDITGQSEEQLREACKRLNVEIDDTMGKGKLIDAIFDQYCEGDLIQPTFVCDYPIEMSPLSKRHRDNKDLTERFELFVNGKELCNAYSELNDPIDQLGRFQEQLRLSEKGDDEAMFIDMDFVRALEYGMPTCSGMGMGIDRLAMFMTGQNSIQDVLFFPQMRPEKKVATDPVEAYTAIGVPEEWVPVIQKMGYLTVDSLRKLAPGKFFNDLCGFNKKNKLGLKAPSMEEVKAWCSAE
- a CDS encoding DNA/RNA non-specific endonuclease, with amino-acid sequence MRKTLPLFTRLNRLILGLGMGLALLATVSCSSSDDDAADTYAVVQAASFNFNETDPSVNVIQVLANTAWQVFWTPASDGVTVEPAAGSGNGSFRVTAMPAGQTLRFGVRTADGRSIDQYVTVTRAAESGGEDDEEDGDEGEGQLPIGETLFSLDFGNGEGGVWADTNNEWKTQTGSGAATVSYNMYRMRINNDNFGSANRYTGASGHSYAKIFTDGDPGYFTIRDISLPEGQTAFWLSFGAIFPEGDMRLEVSADGATWHQLTYKGAATYNVWTPVSVGFTLSAPVAKLSFRYSVTGVQRAYGLNFDDVVLKAGGGGQTVDLGAAAKQYRWAELPATPADMTNRKIHTFWSTTVSTKQYLRNYTYCYDTKRHCPLWIAHPQHACYEEGGRTRPKPEPWAADPNMTQAEQAIIWVWPGDNRDKYVVSESPLYRWGRGHMLASGYRGCGDAENPAEINVQTFYSCNIAPQGGEVFSSLWQQAEWRIQDYYVCADTLYCVSGAHFGEGAIAAHDGSWVNQNAQVRGSIDEAKPCEVPTHYYKLILRTRAGNTRKAIQECSASELIAVGFWFENGDGTDDSGAAKPTLDASCLKSVKWIEEQTGFTFFPDVPDEVKEQCNPSDWGF